Proteins co-encoded in one Quercus robur chromosome 8, dhQueRobu3.1, whole genome shotgun sequence genomic window:
- the LOC126694682 gene encoding FHA domain-containing protein DDL-like isoform X2 translates to MGRDVSNHSESPVRGRRSPHRRSPSRRERSPARHRSSHRNGSEAREKHSSRAKSPKQAPSSSPVARSPSPRTKRLRRAQAEREVDRETERARSPSPRTKRSRRAQDEREVERETEREHEKNHGRGSDRGRQRETGDERKERRPAKHDNEVERETEREHEKNHGKGIDRGAHRERGSERESGVERKERRSRRDDNEVERERESNHSRGRRDDNEVEREHESHHSRGSDRGTLREKGSDRETRGDRKERSGRDDSKSSRSRHERSTSPLDRHHKSRHRSQSPQPAADSRDRDEVTDLRGSEERNNENDSVAKMKAAQEALEAKEKQKPSFELSGKLAAETNRVKGVTLLFNEPPEARKPDVRWRLYVFKGGEVLNEPLYIHRQSCYLFGRERRVADIPTDHPSCSKQHAVIQFRQVEKEQPDGTVSKQVRPYLMDLGSTNKTYINDNAVEPQRYYELIEKDTVRFGNSSREYVLLHEESAE, encoded by the exons ATGGGGCGTGATGTTTCCAATCATTCAGAATCTCCGGTTAGGGGGCGGAGGTCTCCTCATAGGAGGAGTCCATCTCGAAGAGAAAGATCACCCGCCCGACATAGGAGTTCCCACAGAAATGGTTCGGAGGCAAGAGAGAAACATTCTAGTCGTGCCAAGTCTCCAAAGCAGGCACCTTCGAGCTCTCCTGTTGCTCGGTCACCTTCTCCCAGGACAAAACGGTTGAGGAGAGCTCAGGCTGAAAGGGAGGTTGATAGAGAAACTGAGAGAGCTCGCTCGCCTTCTCCCCGAACGAAGCGGTCAAGGAGAGCTCAAGATGAAAGGGAGGTTGAGAGAGAAACCGAGAGAGAGCATGAAAAGAATCATGGCAGGGGGAGTGATAGGGGGAGACAAAGGGAAACTGGGgatgagagaaaagagagaaggcCAGCTAAGCATGATAATGAGGTTGAGAGAGAAACTGAGAGAGAGCATGAAAAAAATCATGGAAAGGGGATTGATAGGGGGGCACATAGGGAAAGGGGTTCTGAGAGAGAAAGTGGGgttgagagaaaagagaggaggTCGAGGAGGGATGATAATGAGGTTGAGAGAGAGCGTGAAAGTAATCATAGTAGGGGGAGGAGGGATGATAATGAGGTTGAGAGAGAGCATGAAAGTCATCATAGCAGGGGAAGCGATAGGGGGACACTTAGGGAAAAGGGTTCTGATAGGGAAACTAGGGGTGATAGAAAAGAGAGGTCAGGTAGAGATGATAGCAAgtcttcaagatcaagacacgAGCGGTCTACTTCTCCATTAGATCGTCATCACAAGAGCAGGCACAGATCTCAATCACCTCAACCAGCTGCTGATTCCAGAGATCGTGACGAG GTGACAGACTTAAGAGGATCTGAAGAGCG GAATAATGAGAATGATTCAGTAGCTAAGATGAAGGCTGCCCAGGAGGCCTTGGAAGCAAAGGAAAAG CAAAAACCTTCATTCGAGTTATCAGGAAAGCTTGCTGCAGAAACCAATAGAGTCAaag GTGTGACACTTCTGTTCAATGAACCCCCAGAGGCTCGAAAACCTGATGTAAGATGGCGGCTTTATGTTTTCAAGGGTGGCGAAGTGCTAAATG AACCCCTTTATATACATCGTCAAAGTTGTTACCTTTTTGGGAGGGAACGAAGGGTGGCAGACATTCCAACAGACCACCCATCCTGCAGCAAGCAACATGCTGTTATTCAATTCAG ACAAGTGGAAAAGGAGCAACCTGATGGTACAGTATCAAAGCAAGTAAG GCCTTACTTAATGGACCTTGGAAGCACAAATAAAACTTATATTAAT GATAATGCCGTTGAACCTCAACGCTATTATGAACTTATAGAAAAAGACACTGTTAGATTTGGTAATAGTAG CCGAGAGTATGTACTACTGCACGAGGAATCAGCCGAGTGA
- the LOC126694682 gene encoding uncharacterized protein LOC126694682 isoform X1: MGRDVSNHSESPVRGRRSPHRRSPSRRERSPARHRSSHRNGSEAREKHSSRAKSPKQAPSSSPVARSPSPRTKRLRRAQAEREVDRETERARSPSPRTKRSRRAQDEREVERETEREHEKNHGRGSDRGRQRETGDERKERRPAKHDNEVERETEREHEKNHGKGIDRGAHRERGSERESGVERKERRSRRDDNEVERERESNHSRGRRDDNEVEREHESHHSRGSDRGTLREKGSDRETRGDRKERSGRDDSKSSRSRHERSTSPLDRHHKSRHRSQSPQPAADSRDRDEVTDLRGSEERNNENDSVAKMKAAQEALEAKEKQKPSFELSGKLAAETNRVKGVTLLFNEPPEARKPDVRWRLYVFKGGEVLNEPLYIHRQSCYLFGRERRVADIPTDHPSCSKQHAVIQFRQVEKEQPDGTVSKQPRVCTTARGISRVMGKFWLLQCASFQHEEHIDSLMCGNYLKCICAAFSMGAIQFDCLFANGAGRNGLNGLRHVSSYKLWKTVFLWQSHLSQSLFILHFFVSDLITLLIRTYAASLVARMITCSRIFGSRDDNRARLDQSFPRIS, translated from the exons ATGGGGCGTGATGTTTCCAATCATTCAGAATCTCCGGTTAGGGGGCGGAGGTCTCCTCATAGGAGGAGTCCATCTCGAAGAGAAAGATCACCCGCCCGACATAGGAGTTCCCACAGAAATGGTTCGGAGGCAAGAGAGAAACATTCTAGTCGTGCCAAGTCTCCAAAGCAGGCACCTTCGAGCTCTCCTGTTGCTCGGTCACCTTCTCCCAGGACAAAACGGTTGAGGAGAGCTCAGGCTGAAAGGGAGGTTGATAGAGAAACTGAGAGAGCTCGCTCGCCTTCTCCCCGAACGAAGCGGTCAAGGAGAGCTCAAGATGAAAGGGAGGTTGAGAGAGAAACCGAGAGAGAGCATGAAAAGAATCATGGCAGGGGGAGTGATAGGGGGAGACAAAGGGAAACTGGGgatgagagaaaagagagaaggcCAGCTAAGCATGATAATGAGGTTGAGAGAGAAACTGAGAGAGAGCATGAAAAAAATCATGGAAAGGGGATTGATAGGGGGGCACATAGGGAAAGGGGTTCTGAGAGAGAAAGTGGGgttgagagaaaagagaggaggTCGAGGAGGGATGATAATGAGGTTGAGAGAGAGCGTGAAAGTAATCATAGTAGGGGGAGGAGGGATGATAATGAGGTTGAGAGAGAGCATGAAAGTCATCATAGCAGGGGAAGCGATAGGGGGACACTTAGGGAAAAGGGTTCTGATAGGGAAACTAGGGGTGATAGAAAAGAGAGGTCAGGTAGAGATGATAGCAAgtcttcaagatcaagacacgAGCGGTCTACTTCTCCATTAGATCGTCATCACAAGAGCAGGCACAGATCTCAATCACCTCAACCAGCTGCTGATTCCAGAGATCGTGACGAG GTGACAGACTTAAGAGGATCTGAAGAGCG GAATAATGAGAATGATTCAGTAGCTAAGATGAAGGCTGCCCAGGAGGCCTTGGAAGCAAAGGAAAAG CAAAAACCTTCATTCGAGTTATCAGGAAAGCTTGCTGCAGAAACCAATAGAGTCAaag GTGTGACACTTCTGTTCAATGAACCCCCAGAGGCTCGAAAACCTGATGTAAGATGGCGGCTTTATGTTTTCAAGGGTGGCGAAGTGCTAAATG AACCCCTTTATATACATCGTCAAAGTTGTTACCTTTTTGGGAGGGAACGAAGGGTGGCAGACATTCCAACAGACCACCCATCCTGCAGCAAGCAACATGCTGTTATTCAATTCAG ACAAGTGGAAAAGGAGCAACCTGATGGTACAGTATCAAAGCAA CCGAGAGTATGTACTACTGCACGAGGAATCAGCCGAGTGATGGGCAAATTTTGGCTACTCCAATGTGCCTCCTTTCAACATGAGGAACATATTGATTCGTTGATGTGTGGGAACTATTTAAAGTGTATTTGTGCTGCGTTTTCTATGGGTGCAATTCAGTTTGATTGTCTTTTTGCCAATGGTGCTGGAAGGAACGGTTTAAATGGCTTAAGACATGTATCTTCATACAAATTATGGAAGACAGTATTTTTGTGGCAGTCTCACTTGAGTCAATCTCTCTTCATTTTACATTTCTTTGTGTCAGATCTTATTACTCTGTTGATTAGGACTTATGCTGCTAGTCTTGTAGCTCGCATGATCACTTGCTCTAGGATTTTTGGAAGTAGGGATGACAATAGAGCGAGGTTGGATCAGAGTTTTCCTCGGATTTCCTAA
- the LOC126695900 gene encoding F-box protein At3g62230-like, with product MADNMDMFRKLSEHLILIIISFLPFKEAVRTSVLSKRWRYIWHGTWNIEFDERAFVDFRESQEMQASQRRGFIDFALQWIQNYQGRDIDKFQLTLSKPENFNGDIQRCISFAITHNVKGLGLDFSDPTWAEDNLDNHAALLDLPLNVFGHVFLESIKLFSCNFRNSDFMNFRALKQVSFGWLELSLSFLKALLKNCPLLESLSLKKCWNLDHLEISGQNLRLKSFVADNCSLISDEIVIDAPYLRFFKYSGKMAHFEIEIHRSHMEEADLDFGIQFEHYDGIGTDLYNLLNQLYPVKVLTVCSFMLQFLPLGDEPVRMGFDMRIKHLTLKTSVHPFEFIGIRFLLNSSPHLETLTLDIGPRRIFGGYRPPVRVNFNRFWLERSIKYKCVQESLKVVEAKGFKGTMHELSLLAHMIIYGRVLERMDVTVSKEEGDNGGNENRYREIANAMLEFPRASPILQISIK from the exons ATGGCTGATAACATGGACATGTTCAGAAAGTTGAGTGAGCATTTGATCCTGATCATCATCTCTTTCCTTCCCTTCAAAGAAGCCGTAAGGACTAGCGTTTTGTCCAAGCGTTGGCGTTACATATGGCATGGAACATGGAACATTGAGTTTGATGAGAGAGCCTTTGTAGATTTTCGTGAATCTCAAGAAATGCAAGCCTCTCAAAGAAGGGGTTTCATCGATTTTGCACTGCAATGGATCCAAAACTATCAAGGACGTGATATAGATAAGTTTCAACTCACATTATCTAAGCCTGAAAATTTTAATGGGGATATACAACGTTGCATTTCATTTGCCATCACACATAATGTGAAAGGCTTAGGCCTTGATTTTTCTGACCCAACATGGGCAGAAGATAACCTTGATAATCATGCAGCGTTGCTTGATTTGCCATTGAATGTGTTTGGACATGTATTTCTTGAATCTATAAAGTTGTTTTCCTGCAATTTCCGTAACTCTGACTTCATGAACTTTAGAGCACTGAAGCAAGTATCTTTCGGTTGGCTTGAATTATCACTGAGTTTTCTTAAAGCCTTGTTAAAGAATTGTCCCTTGCTAGAGAGTTTGAGTTTGAAGAAGTGTTGGAACTTGGATCATCTTGAAATCAGTGGACAAAATTTGAGGCTGAAAAGTTTTGTTGCTGATAACTGTTCTCTAATTTCCGATGAGATTGTCATTGACGCACCATATTTAAGGTTCTTTAAATATTCAGGGAAAATGGCTCACTTTGAAATTGAAATACACCGATCCCACATGGAAGAAGCAGATCTAGATTTTGGGATCCAATTTGAACATTATGATGGTATAGGAACTGATCTCTACAACCTCCTTAATCAACTTTATCCCGTCAAGGTTTTGACTGTTTGCAGTTTTATGCTTCAG TTTCTTCCCCTTGGAGATGAACCAGTGCGTATGGGGTTTGACATGAGAATAAAACACTTGACGTTGAAGACTTCTGTGCATCCATTTGAATTCATCGGAATCAGATTCCTCTTGAACAGTTCTCCTCATCTAGAGACTCTTACATTGGATATAGGCCCGAGAAGAATTTTTGGC GGTTACCGCCCTCCAGTAAGGGTAAACTTTAATAGGTTCTGGCTTGAGCGCTCCATCAAATACAAGTGTGTCCAAGAAAGTCTTAAGGTGGTGGAGGCAAAAGGCTTTAAGGGGACAATGCATGAACTGAGCTTGCTAGCCCACATGATTATCTATGGCCGTGTCTTGGAGCGCATGGATGTTACTGTTTCAAAGGAAGAGGGTGATAATGGTGGAAATGAGAACCGATACCGAGAAATAGCTAATGCGATGCTGGAATTCCCAAGAGCCTCCCCAATTCTGCAGATATCAATCAAGTGa